CCGTGCGCGCCGCGTATGAAGACGTGCTGCATGGCGACCGCTATCCGTCGTATGTGCTGTTCCTCGATCTGCCGCCCGAGGCCGTCGACGTGAACGTGCATCCGTCGAAAATCGAAGTGCGTTTCCGAGATTCGCGCTCGATTCACCAGTTCGTGTTCCATGCCGTGCAGCGTGCGCTGGCGAGACACGCGGGCGCGTCGCCGGAAACGACGTCGGGCGGACACGCCGCGCGTATCGAACCGATGCCTTCCGCTTCTGCGGGCTCATTTGCTTCTCCCGGCACGCCGGCATCGTTCGGCTCGACGCCGCTCGGCGGCGGCTTCCGGGTCAGCGACGGCGGCAGTTCGCAGCCGGGCAACACGTGGATGCGCCAGGCGCGTATGACGCAAGGCACGCTGCCCGTCGCGCAGCCGCTCGCACTGTACGACGCGCTGTTCGGCCGCAAGGACACGGGCGCGGGCACGTCGCAGGGCACGACTTCGCTGGAACTGCGCGATGCCGCGGACACGGCCGACGGCGCCGTTGCGCCCTCGCCTTTCGCGAGCTACGCGCCTTCTTCGTTCGGCTCCATCGCGCCGCAAAGCTTGAATCCGAACGACGAACAGCCGCTCGGCTTCGCGCTCGGCCAGATTCACGGCATCTACGTGCTCGCGCAGAACGCGCGCGGCCTCGTGATCGTCGATATGCATGCGGCGCACGAGCGCATCCTGTACGAGCAGTTCAAGAACGCGCTCGCCGATCGCGCGATTGCCGTGCAGCCGCTGCTGATCCCTGTCTCGATGACCGCCGATGCCGTCGAGATTGGTGTCGTCGAGGAAGAGCGCGAGACGCTCGATGCGCTCGGTTTCGATCTCGCCGTGCTGTCGCCGACGAGCATCGCGATCCGCGCCGTGCCCGCGCTGCTGAAGGACGCCGACTTGCAGGCGCTGGCGCGCGCGGTGTTGTCCGATCTGCAGGCATACGGCGGCTCGCGCGTGCTGACCGAGCGCCAGCACGAACTGCTCGGCACGCTCGCGTGCCATCACGCGGTGCGCGCGAACCGGCGTCTGACGCTCGATGAAATGAACGCGCTGTTGCGCCAGATGGAAGCCACGGAGCGCGCCGATCAATGCAATCACGGGCGCCCGACGTGGTATCAGCTGACGCTCGCCGATCTCGACCGGCTGTTCATGCGCGGCCAGTGAGCTTTTCGGTCCTTCCTTTCCGCTCACGCTTCTCATGACGCAGCACGCACCACAAAATATCGCCTGTCTGTTGGGCCCGACCGCTTCTGGCAAGACAGCGGCCGCTCTTGCGTTCGCCGAGCGCGCGCCCGTCGAGATCGTCAGCGTCGATTCGGCGCTCGTTTATCGCGAGATGGACATCGGCACCGCGAAGCCGTCGGCGGAAGAACGCGCGATCGCGCCTCATCATCTGATCGACATCGTCGATCCCGTCGATGCCTACTCCGCTGCCGATTTCCGCGCCGACACGCTGCGGCTCGTCAGCGAGATCACGGCGCGTGGCAATGTGCCGTTGCTGGTGGGCGGCACGATGTTGTACTACAGGGCGTTGACGCAAGGTTTGAACGATCTTCCCGCCGCCGATGCCGACGTGCGCGCGACGCTCGATGCCGACGCTACGCGCGAAGGCTGGCCCGCGTTGCATGCGCGGCTTGCCGTTGTTGATCCTGTTACGGCTGCGCGCCTCGCGCCGAACGATTCGCAGCGGATTCAGCGGGCGCTCGAGGTGTTTATGCTGACGGGGCAGCCGATGTCTGCCTTACTGGCCGCGCCGGCGGTTCGCGATGATGCGGCGGCCTTGTATCGCTTCGTTCCTGTTGCGCTGGAGCCTTCCGACCGGAGTGTGCTGCATGCGCGTATCGAGCGGCGCTTCGATGCCATGCTTGCTAACGGGTTTATCGATGAAGTGCGGCGGCTGCGCGCTCGCGGCGATTTGCATCCTGGGCTGCCGTCCATGCGGTGCGTCGGGTATCGGCAGGCCTGGGAGTATCTCGACGGTTTTGTGGACTACGACACCATGCGGGATAAAGGCGTCTTTGCGACGCGGCAGCTTTGCAAACGTCAACTCACCTGGTTGCGGGCTATGCCCGAGCGTGTTGTGGTTGATTGCTGCGCAGGCGATGTTAGTGGGTTGGCCGTTCGGGCTATTGAAAAGGTCTTGGTTGGGTAGGTTTTTTTTCGCTGGCATCCGCGGTTTCGTAGCGGTGCTTGATGCGTTGCCCCTGTGCGGGGCGGCACCTACTTTTCTTTGCAGCGGTGGCAAAGAAAAGTAGGCAAAAGAAAGCCGCTTTTGAACCTACGGTGCCTGCCAGGATAGCACTGCGGCATGCCACAGTTGAGCTGTCGCGCAGCGACGTCCGCACTCTGTAGAAAGCCCGCAGTCAGGCGTGCACGGCGCGAAAACCCCACACACAGTCTCTAGCACCTACCGCCGCAATCAAACCGACGGCAAACGCGCAAAAACAAGCCGACCGAATGTGCCCCATGGATGTCATCTTTCGCGCTGCGCGCTCTTGATTGTGGGCTTTCTACGGAGTGTTTGCGTCGCTGCGCGACAGCTCAAGGAACCTGTGCCGTAGCGGTATCCTGGCCGGCACCGGAGGTTAGAAGCCGCTTTCTTTGGTTACTTTCTTTGCGGCGGCAAAGAAAGTAACTGCCGCCCCGCACAGGGGCAACGCTAGCAAACCGATACGAATTCGCGGATGCCAGCGAACGCAAATGCCAGCCAAAAAGCAAAAAACAAAAACAAAAACGGCGACCAAAAAGGCCGCCGCAGGCAATTCAAATCGGCGGACCAAAAAAGCCGCCGCAGGCAAAATCAGACCACAACAGTCTGCGCCTCACCTTCCTTGCTTTGACGAACAGTACCGATCTTCCAGACCTGCTCACCAGCAGCAGACAAAAGCCCAGTCGCGGCTTCCGCGTCAGCAGCAGAAACAATAACGGCCATCCCAATACCGCAATTGAACACCCGATGCATCTCAGCATCGGCAACACCGCCATGCTTCTGCAGCCATGCGAACAGCGGCGGCAGCGGCCACGCACGATGATCGAGTTCAGCCGTCAGACCCTCGCGCAGAACGCGCGGAATATTCTCGACGAGACCGCCGCCCGTGATATGCGCCATGCCCTTCACTTCAAGCTGCTGCATCAGCGCCAGGAGAGGCTTCACGTAAATATGCGTCGGCGCCATCAGCGCTTCGGCCAGCGAGCGGCCGTCGAAGTCGGCGTCGAGATCAGGCTGCGCACGCTCGATGATCTTGCGCACCAGCGAGAAACCATTCGAATGAATCCCGCTCGACGCAAGACCCAGCACGACGTCGCCCGGCATGATCTTGCTGCCATCGATGATCTTGCTCTTCTCGACCGCGCCGACCGCAAAACCCGCCAGATCGTATTCGCCGTCCGGATACATGCCCGGCATTTCGGCCGTTTCGCCGCCGATCAGCGCGCAGCCGGCCAGCTCGCAACCCTGCGCGATGCCCTTCACGACCGTCGCCGCCGTGCGGACGTCCAGCTTGCCGCACGCGAAATAGTCGAGGAAGAACAGCGGCTCGGCGCCCTGCACCAGAATGTCGTTGACGCTCATCGCGACGAGATCCTGGCCGACGGTGTCGTGTCGGTTAAGCTGGAACGCGAGCCTCAGCTTCGTGCCGACGCCGTCCGTGCCGGACACCAGAACCGGCTCCTTGTACTTCTTCGGCACCTCGAACAGCGCGCCAAAACCGCCGATGCCGCCCAGCACGCCGTCGCGCAACGTTTTCTTGGCAAAGGGCTTGATCGCGTCGACGAGGGCGTCGCCGGCGTCGATGTCCACGCCTGCGTCGCGATACGACAAACCTTGGGCCGAATCAGGGGAATTCGGGGCGGATTTCGGTTGATTCATGGGGCGAGCGCTCGAAGGTCGGTAAAATGCGATTTTACCCGATGCCGGCCGCGTAGCTGGAATTTGAGACGCCGACACGACACCTGGGAAACCCGCTTTGCAGCAAAACAGTCCGATCCTCACGCCGTACCAGCGCCGC
This genomic interval from Paraburkholderia sabiae contains the following:
- the purM gene encoding phosphoribosylformylglycinamidine cyclo-ligase translates to MNQPKSAPNSPDSAQGLSYRDAGVDIDAGDALVDAIKPFAKKTLRDGVLGGIGGFGALFEVPKKYKEPVLVSGTDGVGTKLRLAFQLNRHDTVGQDLVAMSVNDILVQGAEPLFFLDYFACGKLDVRTAATVVKGIAQGCELAGCALIGGETAEMPGMYPDGEYDLAGFAVGAVEKSKIIDGSKIMPGDVVLGLASSGIHSNGFSLVRKIIERAQPDLDADFDGRSLAEALMAPTHIYVKPLLALMQQLEVKGMAHITGGGLVENIPRVLREGLTAELDHRAWPLPPLFAWLQKHGGVADAEMHRVFNCGIGMAVIVSAADAEAATGLLSAAGEQVWKIGTVRQSKEGEAQTVVV
- the miaA gene encoding tRNA (adenosine(37)-N6)-dimethylallyltransferase MiaA, which encodes MTQHAPQNIACLLGPTASGKTAAALAFAERAPVEIVSVDSALVYREMDIGTAKPSAEERAIAPHHLIDIVDPVDAYSAADFRADTLRLVSEITARGNVPLLVGGTMLYYRALTQGLNDLPAADADVRATLDADATREGWPALHARLAVVDPVTAARLAPNDSQRIQRALEVFMLTGQPMSALLAAPAVRDDAAALYRFVPVALEPSDRSVLHARIERRFDAMLANGFIDEVRRLRARGDLHPGLPSMRCVGYRQAWEYLDGFVDYDTMRDKGVFATRQLCKRQLTWLRAMPERVVVDCCAGDVSGLAVRAIEKVLVG
- the mutL gene encoding DNA mismatch repair endonuclease MutL; this translates as MSAIPESSEPRADAPAASPDASAAAEGALSPRPLRAIQPLPDQLISQIAAGEVVERPASVVKELLENALDAGAKTLRILLDEGGVKRISITDDGCGIPESELALALMRHATSKIRSLAELEAVATLGFRGEALASIASVSEMHITSRTENVSHATRIDAQTGALSPAAGTRGTTIEVRELYFNTPARRKFLKSEQTELGHCLEMIRRAALARPDVAISVLHNGRAVEHWNASDPATRVAKILGETFATAHLPLDESAGPLAVYGCAGLPTASRGRADQQYFFVNGRFVRDKLLTHAVRAAYEDVLHGDRYPSYVLFLDLPPEAVDVNVHPSKIEVRFRDSRSIHQFVFHAVQRALARHAGASPETTSGGHAARIEPMPSASAGSFASPGTPASFGSTPLGGGFRVSDGGSSQPGNTWMRQARMTQGTLPVAQPLALYDALFGRKDTGAGTSQGTTSLELRDAADTADGAVAPSPFASYAPSSFGSIAPQSLNPNDEQPLGFALGQIHGIYVLAQNARGLVIVDMHAAHERILYEQFKNALADRAIAVQPLLIPVSMTADAVEIGVVEEERETLDALGFDLAVLSPTSIAIRAVPALLKDADLQALARAVLSDLQAYGGSRVLTERQHELLGTLACHHAVRANRRLTLDEMNALLRQMEATERADQCNHGRPTWYQLTLADLDRLFMRGQ